CAGCAGCGGCGCGACGGAGACGAGCAGCAGCGGCAGCTTGATGAGACGGAACGCCTGGAAGGTGCGCGCGCCGTCCATGTGGGCGGCCTCGGTCAGCTCGTCGGGGATCGACTGCAGCGCCCCGGTCGTGACGAGGAACATGTAGGGGAAGCCCAGCCAGAGGTTCACGAAGATGATGCTGAACTTCGCCAGCCACTCGTTCGTCAGCCAGGGGATCTCGGCGCCGCCGAACAGAACCGTGTTGACGAAGCCGAACTCCTGATTCAGCATTCCCGCCCACACCAGCGCCGACAGGAACCCGGGGAACGCGTACGGCAGGATCATGATGACCCGGTAGAACTTCTTGCTCTTCATCCGCGGATCGTTGAACACGATGGCGAGGAAGAGACCCAGGATGAACGTCGTCGCCACCGAGAGGATCGCGAAGACGAACGTCCAGATCGTGACCGAGATGAGCGGCTCACGAATGCTCGGTTCGGTGAAGGCGCGGATGAAGTTGTCGAAGCCGACGGTGATCTGCCACCCCGGCAGGATCTCGGTGCCGTCCGGCGCAGTGAACGCGCCCGTGCCGATGTTGGAGAAGACGACGCCGCTCTCCGTGTCGGTCATCGTGTCGGCGACCTCGTCGTACACGTAGCGCGACGTGTAGAGGTAGGCCGTGGCGCCGTCGGCGGTGCTCAGCATCCCGTCGTTGACGTCGTCACTGATCGGCACGCTGATCTGCGTGATCTCCTCGGAATTCGCGATGAGCCCGGCAAAGTCCAACGTCGTGTAGCCGGGGGCTCCGACCGCCTTGCCACCCTCGAACGTCGCATCGTCGACGTTCTCGAGGGGGCGGTCCGTGCCGCCGATGAGAGCGTCACCGTCCGGGTCAGTGACCAGGAACAGGAGTTCGCCCGGCCCCTGCAGCACCGAGACCGGATACGCGTCGGAATCCGGCACACGCTCCTGGTTCTGCAGCATGATGCCGCTGATCGCATCTTCCTTGGTGCTGTTGTGGCCGGTGCCGTAGTTCGTGAAGGCGATGTAGCCCGAGTACAGCACGACGAAGATCTGGAAGATCAGCAGGAAGATGAGTCCCGGAGTGAGGTACTTCGCGGGCAGGCCACCTTTGCGCAGGTAGATGATGTTGACGACGACCGTGCCGACCGCGATGATCGAGCCCACGACCCAGTTGCCCGCGCGGAAGAGCACGAGGCACGAGTACAGCGCCATCGCGTCGATCAGGCCGAGCGCCACGATCTTGAAGAGCACGACCTTCCAGCCGCCGCTCGCCGCTTCCGCCATGCGCGCGGCACGGGCGGAGAGCTTGTCTCTGCGGATCTCGGCGGAAGTCCGCTGGGGAGTCATCGTCATCGTCTGAGCCCTTTGTTGTGGGGATGCTACCGCTGACAGTTCCGGGGCGACACCCTGTGCGAGCGCCGCCCCGGAGACTGAGCGAATTACTTGATCGCGGCCGCGATGTCGCTGGTCATCTTCTGCCACAGCGTGACCGGGTCACCCTGTGCGTTGATGATCGCGACCTCGGTCACGCCCCAGAACTCCCAGACGGATCCCATCTGCGGGATGTTCGGCATCGGAACGGCGTCCGCGCCGACGGTGCCGAAGCCCTCGACGATCTCATCGGATGCGAGTGCTGCGTCGAACGAGGCGGTCAGTGCCGGTGCACGGCCGCCGACCTCGAAGAGCGCGGTCTGCACGTCTTCGCTACCGATGTAGTTCGTGAGGAAGTTCGTCGCCGCGACGACGTTCTTGCTCTTCGCGCTGAGGAAGAAGCCCTGCACGCCGACGAACGGCTGCGCAGGCTGACCACCAGCCGAGGGGATCGGGTCGATCGCGATGTCGAGCCCTGCGTCCTGTGCGGCCGGGACGTTCCACGGGCCAGTGAGGAAGAAGGGCGACTTGCCCGCGACGAAGCTCTCACGAGCGAGGTCACCCGAGATGTTCGTGTTCAGGATGCCCGCGGCGCCCTGTGCGGCCAGCCATCCGGCGAATGCGTCGCCACCGGCATTGCCGATCTGCAGGTCGGCGGCGTTGTAGGTGCCGTCGGCGTTGGTGCCGAAGACCGGAGCTCCGAACGACGTCTGGAACGGGTACAGGTGGTACGGGTCGCCCTGCTCGGGGTCGAGCCCGACGAGGAACTTGTACTCGGTTCCTGCCGCCGTGCCCGCAGCGATCATGTCGTCGTAGGTCGCGGGTGCCTCCGGCGCCAGCGCGGTGTTCCGCATGAGCGCGATGTTCTCGATCGAGTACGGCACGCCGTAGGTCTTGCCCTCGTACGACATCGCGTCGATGGCGACCTTCTGGAAGTCACCCGCTGCGTCGCCGAGCTCGACCGGGGCGACCACTCCGTTGGTCACGAGCGTGCCGAGCCAGTCGTGCGCTCCGACCGCGATGTCCGGGCCCTTGCCGGTGGGGACCTGCGAGATGAACTGGTCGCGGATCTCACCGAAGTCCTTCTGAACGAGGGTGACCTTCACTCCCGTCTCATCCTGGAACGCCTTCGCGGCGTCCTTGAGCACGGTCGCGCGGTCGGCGTCGACCCAGACCGTGAGCGATCCGCCGTCGGCGGGGGCCGTGGAACCGGCGTCGCCGCCACCGCCGGCGCAGCCGGTGAGGATCAGGGCGCTTGTGGCGATCAGGGCGCTGATGCCGAGAACGCCCTTCTTGTTCACCTTCATTGGTGTACCTCTCTGTCGTGGTCCCGCGGAGTCTGGGATCGGCTCGCGCGTGGTCGTCGCTGTCCCGAGGGGATTGTGCAAGCGCTTACATTTATACCCGCGAGAAGGGCATGACGCAATGACCGATACCATCCCGTGATAGTTCGGCGGCAGCACAGGGCGAGAACGACGAAGGGCCCTGCTTACGCAGGGCCCTTCGTGTACTACTGGTGGCAAGTGAGGGATTCGAACCCCCGAAGCTTACGCGGCTGATTTACAGTCAGCTCCCTTTGGCCGCTCGGGCAACTTGCCAGTGCACGCCCGTCCCACTTTTCCAGCAGACCGGGGGCGCGAAGATCAATACTACCTGTCGAACGCGAGCGCGTGAAATCGCCCGATCAGCGACTAAATTCGCCAGGATCTAGGTCGCGCTGCGATCCATCGGCGACGCGAGCAGTGACTCCGGCGTGCGCAGCAGCCCGCCTTCCCCGCGGCACGTCGCCGCGGCGACCTCCATGATGCGCTCGAGGAGAGACCCCGCCGCTCCCTCCGTCTCGGGGACTCCGCCCACGAGCCCCGCAACGAGCGCGGCCAGCGTGGCATCACCGGCACCCACCGTGTCGACGATCGCCCCAGGCAGCGTCGCGATGGGTCGGCTGACCTCCCAGCCCGGCGCCCGCAACGCGGCACCCGCCGCGCCCGCAGTCATCAGGATGATCTCTGCGCCGTTGTCGCGCAGGCGCTCCCCCAGCGCCGGCAGGTCGCCGTCGGCGAGAATCTCCGCGTCATCCGACCCGATCTTGATCGCACGCGCGCCCGCGGCCACGCGCAGGAAACCTTCGGCGAGATCCGCACGATCGCGCATCATCCCGGTTCGAGGATTCGGATCGACGATCAGGGGTCGATCTCCCACTGCGTCCAGAAGCGCGTCGACCTCTGCGCCGTTGTCGAAGGGAAAGCAGCTCACAACGACGGCGTCGGCCTGTGCAAGCGCTTCCTTTTCTGCGTCGGAATAGCGGATGCTGCGACCTTGCGCAGCCTCATTGAACCGGTAGCTCGGCTCACCGTCCGCCCCACGTGTGACGATCGCCCGCGACGAGCCGAGCGGAGCCTCACTGGCCAGCAGTTGCACCCCGTGATCGTGCAGATAGGTGCGGATGTGGTCACCCGCCGCATCCGCTCCGACCATCGCGATGAGGGTTGCGGGAATCCCCAACCGTGTGAGCCCGACTGCCACGTTCAACGCAGCACCGCCGACGAGTTCACGCACGCCACCGGCATCCCGAATCTCATCGATCAGGGCATCCCCGATCACGACCACCCGCGACGGCACCGGCTCCGGCATCTTTGCTCCTCTGCACGATCGACTGCACGGCGCCGCATCCTGGCCACGCCCACTCTCGTCGACTAGCGTATGCCCATGAGCGCACCGACCAGCCCCCCGTCACGCCCGACACCTCTCCGCCACGGAATGATGCTGCTGGCCGCGCTCGGCCTCGCCTGCGGTCTCGCCGCGTGCGCGCCTCTCGGAAGCCCTTCAGGCTCCGAAGCGTCCTCCAGCAGCCCTGCGGATCCTTCGCCCAGCACCAGCGCTCCCACGACCGCGAAACCCAGCCCCTCACCAACGGCGACGACAAAGGCCGTGAAGATGCCCACGGACTGCCGAGAGATCCTCTCCGAGGAGGTGCTGACGCAACTCGGAGAGACCCCGCTGAACCCCGAGAACTTCGGGCCCACCGGCGCGCAGCCCGACGGCTCCCTCATCTGTCTCTGGCGAGATCCCCGGGCCGACACGACCTACCTCATGACCACGATCTCGGAGATGAACCGCGGCCCCGCACTCGATCTCCTGAACGGACTCGCCGCGAAGGAGGGCTTCACGTGCTTCACGCCCGACAACGGAACACGCTGCGAGAAGGAGTGGGCGAACGGCACCTACCCCGTCACCGACGGGCGCACCCTGTTCTGGCGTGACGACGTGCTCATCGATACCAAGTACTCCAACCTCGCCCCCAGCGGCTATACCTCGAGCATCGTCGCGCACCTGTTCGAGTAGGCGACAGCGGCTCGACAGCGGCATCCGCGAACGCGAAAGGCCCCCAGGTTCCGAAGAACCTGGGGGCCTTTTCAGTGACCTAGATCACGCTCAGTTGTAAGTGCCGGGCGTGATGTCGTCGGTCGAGAACGCGTCGAAGTCGACGTAACCGAAGTCACTGTCGGCGTATGCACCGTCGGATGCGAAGATCCGGTTCGGGTAACGCTCGCTCTTAGCCTCTTCCGTGGCCTCGACCGTGATGTCGCGGTAGCGACGCAGACCGGTGCCGGCGGGGATGAGCTTACCGATGATGACGTTCTCCTTGAGACCGATCAGCGGGTCGCTCTTGCCCTCCATGGCGGCCTGCGTGAGCACGCGGGTCGTCTCCTGGAAGGAGGCGGCCGACAGCCACGACTCGGTCGCCAGCGACGCCTTGGTGATACCCATGAGCTCGGGACGACCCGATGCCGGGCGCTTGCCCGCAGCAACCGTCTCGCGGTTGATGTCCTGGTAGCGACGAGCGTCGATCATCTCACCCGGCAGCAGGGTCGTGTCGGCGTGGTCGACGACGGTGACCTTGCGGAGCATCTGGCGGACGATGACCTCGATGTGCTTGTCGTGAATCGGCACACCCTGCGAGCGGTACACGCCCTGGACGCCGTTCACGAGGTAGCGCTGCACCTCGCGGGCACCCATGACACGCATGACCTCCTTGGGGTCGAGCGTGCCGACCTGCAGGGGCTGGCCGACCGTGACATGCTGGCCGTCTTCGACGAGCAGCGTGGCACGCTTCAGCACCGGGTAGACGACGGGCTCGTCGCCGTTGTCGGGCGTCAGGATGACCTTCTTGGCCTTGTCGGTCTCGTCGATCGTGATGCGGCCATCGGCCTCGGCGATCGGCGATGCACCCTTGGGGGTACGTGCCTCGAAGAGCTCCTGCACACGGGGAAGACCCTGCGTGATGTCATCGGCCGACGCGGAACCACCGGTGTGGAACGTACGCATCGTCAGCTGCGTACCGGGCTCACCGATCGACTGTGCCGCGATGATGCCGACGGCCTCACCGATGTCGACCGTCTTGCCCGTGGCGAGCGAACGGCCGTAGCACTGAGCGCAGACACCGACGGCGGACTCACACGTGAGAACCGAGCGGACCTTGATGTTCTCGACACCCAGGCCGACCAGCTTGTCGATGAGCACGTCACCCACATCGTCACCGGCGGAAGCGAGAACCTCGCCTGCCTCGTTGACGACATCGGATGCCAGCGTACGAGCGAACACCGAGTTCTCGACGTTCGGGTCGCGCACGAGCTCGCCCTGCGAGTTCGGAGCGGCGATCGGGAGCTCGAGGCCCTTCGACGTGCCACAGTCGTCCTCGCGGATGATGACGTCCTGCGAGACATCCACCAGACGACGGGTCAGGTAACCCGAGTCGGCGGTACGCAGAGCGGTGTCAGCGAGACCCTTACGGGTACCGTGCGTCGCGATGAAGTACTCGGCGACCGACAGACCCTCGCGGTACGAGGAGATGATCGGACGCGGGATGATCTCACCCTTGGGGTTGTTCACCAGGCCTCGCATACCCGCGATGTTGCGGATCTGCAGCCAGTTACCACGAGCACCCGAGGTCACCATGCGGTTGATGGTGTTGTCCTCCGGGAAGTGCGCCTTCATCGCGGCCTGGACCTCGTCGGTTGCCTCAGTCCAGATCTTGATGAGTTCCTGACGACGCTCCGTGTCGGTCGTGAGACCCTTCTCGTACTGCGACTGGACCTTGGCGGCCTGCTTCTCGTAGCCCGCAACGATCTCCGCCTTGTTCGGCGGGGTCAGGATGTCGCTCAGCGCCACGGTGACACCCGAACGGGTGGCCCAGTAGAAGCCGGCGTCCTTGATGCGGTCCAGCGTCGCCGCCGTCTCGACCTTGGGGTACTCCTCGGCGAGCTTGTTGACGATCTGCGACAGCTTGCCCTTGTCGGCCTGCTCGCGAACGAACGGGTAGCCCTTGGGGAGCGTGTCGTTGAACAGCGCCTGGCCGAGCGATGCGTCGACGAGACCGTGACGCTCGTAACCCTCGGGAGCTTCGCCCTCGAGGAACGTCAGACCCGGGATGCGGATGCGGACCTTGGCCTGCAGGTCGAGGGTTCCCTCATCCTTGGCCAGCGTCGCCTCGGCGACCGAACCGAACGCGCGACCCTCACCGAGGGCGCCCTCCTTGACCGTGGTCAGGTGGTGCAGACCGATGATCATGTCCTGCGAGGGCAGGGTCACCGGGCGGCCGTCCGACGGCTTCAGGATGTTGTTCGATGCGAGCATCAGCACGCGGGCCTCAGCCTGCGCCTCGACCGACAGCGGCAGGTGCACAGCCATCTGGTCACCATCGAAGTCGGCGTTGAACGCGGCACACACGAGGGGGTGCAGCTGGATCGCCTTGCCCTCGACGAGCTGCGGCTCGAACGCCTGGATGCCCAGACGGTGCAGCGTAGGTGCACGGTTGAGCAGCACGGGGCGCTCGCGGATGATCTCTTCGAGAACGTCCCACACCTCGGCGCGGGTGCGCTCGACGGCGCGCTTCGCAGCCTTGATGTTCTGCGAGTGACCGAGGTCGATCAGGCGCTTGATGACGAACGGCTTGAAGAGCTCCAGCGCCATCTGCTTGGGCAGACCACACTGGTGCAGCTTCAGCTGCGGGCCGACGACGATGACCGAACGGCCCGAGTAGTCGACGCGCTTGCCGAGCAGGTTCTGACGGAAACGACCCTGCTTACCCTTCAGCATGTCGCTGAGGGACTTCAGAGCACGGTTGCCGGTACCGGTGACGGGGCGACCACGGCGGCCGTTGTCGAACAGTGCGTCGACGGCCTCCTGCAGCATCCGCTTCTCGTTGTTGACGATGATCTCGGGGGCACCGAGGTCGATCAGACGACGCAGACGGTTGTTGCGGTTGATCACGCGACGGTACAGGTCGTTCAGGTCGGAGGTCGCGAAGCGGCCACCGTCGAGCTGAACCATCGGGCGCAGCTCCGGCGGGATGACCGGCACGACATCCAGGACCATCGACGCCGGGCTCATGCCGGTCTCGAGGAACGAGTTCACGACCTTGAGGCGCTTGATCGCACGGATCTTGCGCTGGCCCTTGCCCTCGGAGATCTGCAGGTGCAGGCTCTCCGACTCGGCCTTCAGGTCGAACGATGCCAGACGGCGCTGGATCGACTCGGCACCCATGTAGGCCTCGAAGTACTGACCGAAGCGGTCCTGCAGCTCGTGGAAGACGTCATCCTCGGGGCGCAGCGCGCCCACCTCGAGCGTGCGGAAGTCTTCCCACACGCGCTCGAGCTTGGCGATCGCCTCGTCGGCACCCTTGCGGATGAGCGACATCTCCTTCTCGGCGGCGTCCTTGACCTTCTTCTTCGCGTCAGCCTTTGCGCCCTCTTCCTCCAGAGCAGCAAGCTCCTCTTCGAGGCGGTTCAGACGGTCAGCGATCTTCGAGTCGCGGCGGTCGCCCAGCGTCTTGAGCTCAAGACGGATGTTGTTCTCCTGGGTCGCGAGGTCGCGGTGACGCGCATCCTCGTCGACCGAGATGACCATGTACGCAGCGAAGTAGATGACCTTCTCGAGGTCCTTCGGCGCCATGTCCAGCAGGTAGCCCAGGCGCGACGGGACGCCCTTGAAGTACCAGATGTGGGTGACGGGAGCGGCGAGCTCGATGTGGCCCATGCGCTCACGACGGACGGAGCTCTTGGTGACCTCCACGCCGCATCGCTCACAGACGATGCCCTTGAAGCGGACGCGCTTGTACTTGCCACATGCGCACTCCCAGTCACGGCTCGGTCCGAAGATCTGCTCTCCGAAGAGACCGTCCTTCTCGGGCTTGAGCGTGCGGTAGTTGATGGTTTCAGGCTTCTTGACCTCGCCGAAGGACCAACGACGGATGTCGTCGGCGGTGGCCAGACCGATGCGAAGCTGATCGAACGTTGTTGCGTCGAGCACTAGTTCTCCTGTGTCTCAAATAAAGCTTGTGATGAGCAGGTCAGGGACCTGTCGATCGGTTCTGGCTTAGATCTCGTCGATCGAGGCGGACTCGAAGCGGCTGGAGATGTTGATGCCCAGCTCTTCTGCAGCCCGGAAGGCCTCGTCGTCGGTGTCACGGAGGTTGACCGCCGTGCCGTCTGCCGAGAGGACCTCGACGTTCAGGCAGAGCGACTGCATTTCCTTCATGAGCACCTTGAACGACTCGGGGATGCCGGGCTCCTGGATGTTCTCGCCCTTGACGATCGCCTCGTAGACCTTGACGCGGCCGAGGATGTCGTCGGACTTGATCGTGAGGAGCTCCTGCAGCGCGTACGCGGCACCGTAGGCCTCGAGGGCCCACACTTCCATCTCACCGAAGCGCTGGCCACCGAACTGCGCCTTACCACCGAGCGGCTGCTGGGTGATCATCGAGTAGGGGCCCGTCGAACGTGCGTGGATCTTGTCGTCGACCAGGTGGTGGAGCTTCAGGATGTACATGTAGCCCACCGAGACGGGTGCCGGGTACGGCTCGCCCGAACGACCGTCGAAGAGGGTCGTCTTGCCGGACGAGTCGATCAGGCGAACGCCGTCACGCGTCGGCAGCGTCGAGTCGAGAAGACCGGAGATCTCCGCCTCGGACGCGCCATCGAACACAGGCGTCGCAACCTTCGTGCCGGGAGCGACGTCGAAAGCCTCCTGCGGCAGCTGCGCTGCCCACTCCGGAGTGCCCTCGATCTTCCAGCCCTGCTTGGCGATCCACCCGAGGTGGGTCTCCAGCACCTGGCCGAAGTTCATTCGACCCGGGATGCCGAGCGGGTTGAGCAGGATGTCGACCGGCGTGCCGTCCTCGAGGAAGGGCATGTCCTCGATCGGGAGGATCTTCGCGATGACACCCTTGTTGCCGTGACGGCCGGCGAGCTTGTCACCCTCGGTGATCTTGCGCTTCTGGGCGATGAAGACCACGACGCGGCGGTTGACGCCCGAGCCGAGCTCGTCGTCGCCGTCCTCGGCGTTGAACTCCTTGACCGCGATGACCGTGCCCTGCTCACCGTGAGGAACCTTCAGCGAGGTGTCGCGCACCTCGCGGCTCTTCTCGTTGAAGATGGCGCGGAGCAGGCGCTCCTCGGCCGAGAGCTCGGTCTCGCCCTTCGGCGTGACCTTGCCGACGAGGATGTCGCCGGGGCGAACCTCAGCACCGATGCGGATGATGCCGCGCTCGTCGAGGTCCTTCAGCAGCTCCGGGCTGACGTTGGGGAGGTCACGGGTGATCTCCTCCTTGCCGAGCTTGGTGTCGCGCGCGTCGACCTCGTACTCCTCGATGTGGATCGACGAAAGGGTGTCGTCCTTCACGAGGTCCTGGCTGAGGATGATCGCGTCCTCGAAGTTGTGGCCTTCCCACGTCATGAACGCGACGAGGAGGTTCTTTCCGAGTGCGAGCTCGCCGTTCTCGGTCGCGGGGCCATCGGCGATGACCTCGTTGACCTCGACGCGCTCACCGGCGGTCACGACGACGCGCTGGTTGTAGGAGGTGCCGTGGTTCGAGCGGTCGAACTTGCGCAGGTAGTACTCCTGCGTTCCACCCTCGTCGAGCATGACAACGACGCGGTCTGCGGAGACCTCGCTGACCACACCGGCCTTCTCTGCGGTGATCACGTCACCGGCGTCGATGGCGGCGTAGCCCTCCATACCGGTGCCGACGAGCGGCGACTCGGAACGGAGCAGCGGAACAGCCTGACGCTGCATGTTAGCGCCCATGAGCGCGCGCTGTGCGTCATCGTGCTCGAGGAACGGCACGAGCGAGGTCGCGACCGACACCATCTGGCGCGGCGAGACGTCCATGTAGCCGATCTCGGTGGGCTCGAACAGGTCGACCTCGCCACCCTTCTGACGGGCGAGAACGCGGTCTTCGCGGAACTTGCCGTCAGCCAGCAGCGGAGCGTTGGCCTGGGCGACGATGAAGTCGTCCTCTTCGCTCGCGGTGAGGTAGTCGATCTGGTCGGTCACGACACCGTCGACGACCTTGCGGTACGGCGTCTCGATGAAACCGAAGGAGTTGATGCGGGCGAAGGTCGCGAGCGAGCCGATCAGACCGATGTTCGGGCCTTCAGGAGTCTCGATCGGGCACATGCGGCCGTAGTGCGACGGGTGAACGTCACGAACCTCGACACCTGCGCGGTCACGCGACAGACCACCCGGGCCGAGGGCCGACAGACGACGCTTGTGCGTCAGACCCGCGAGCGGGTTGTTCTGGTCCATGAACTGCGACAGCTGCGAGGTTCCGAAGAACTCCTTGATCGCGGCGACGACAGGGCGCACGTTGATCAGGGTCTGCGGCGTGATCGCCTCGATGTCCTGCGTGGTCATGCGCTCGCGGACGACGCGCTCCATGCGCGAGAGACCCGTGCGGACCTGGTTCTGGATGAGCTCGCCGACGGCGCGGATACGACGGTTGCCGAAGTTGTCGATGTCGTCGGTCGCGAGACGGATCTCGGCCTTCTTGCCCGCACGGATGCCCGTGAAGGTCTCGACGTTGGCGTGCAGACGCACCAGGTACTTGATCGTGGCGACGATGTCGTCGACCGTGAGCACCGACTCGGTGAGAGCGGCGTCGAGACCGAGCTTCTGGTTGATCTTGTAACGACCGACCTTGGCGAGGTCGTAGCGCTTCGGGTTGAAGTAGAAGTTGTCGAGGAGCGCACGTGCGGCCTCGGCAGCGACCTGCTCGCCCGGACGGAGCTTGCGGTAGATGTCGCGGAGCGCATCTTCCTTCGTGACGATGGTGTCCTTGGCCAGGGTCTCCTCGATGGAGGGGAAGCCGGCGAACTCGGCGAGGATCTGCTCGCTCGTGAGGCCGAGGGCCTTGAGGAAGACGGTGACGGACTGCTTGCGCTTGCGGTCGATGCGCACGCCGACCTGGTCGCGCTTGTCGATCTCGAACTCGAGCCATGCACCGCGGCTGGGGATGACGCGTGCCGAGACGATGTCCTTGTCACTGGTCTTGTCGGGCGTCTTGTCGAAGTAGACACCCGGCGAGCGCACGAGCTGCGAGACGACGACACGCTCGGTGCCGTTGATGATGAACGTGCCCTTTGCGGTCTGCAGCGGGAAGTCGCCCATGAAGACGGTCTGCGTCTTGATCTCACCCGTGAGGTGGTTCATGAACTCGGCCTCGACGTAGAGCGGGGCCGCGTACGTCTTGCCGCGCTCCTTGCACTCGTCGATCGAGTACTTCTCGGGCTCGAGGTAGGGGTTCGTGAACGAGAGCTGCATGGTCTCGCCCAGGTCTTCGATCGGGGAGATCTCTTCGAAGATCTCTTCCAGACCGCTGACCGTCGCGACGTCCTTGCGGCCGGCCTTCTTGGCCTCGGCGACGCGCGCCTTCCAGGCCTCGTTGCCGACGAGCCAGTCGAACGACTCTGTCTGCAGTGCAAGCAGGTCGGGGACCGTCAGCGTGTCGGAGATCTTGGCGAACGAGAGGCGGGATGCGCCGCGTCCGTTCTTGTTGGTGGTGGGAGTGGATGCGTTGCGAGCAGCAGCCAAGGGAATAACCTCCGTGAGCCCCGCGGGGCTTCTCGATTCCTCTGTCGTCAGGTGGTTTTGCGCTCGATCTTTTTCCCGTGTCTGCGGGCACGCGCCGCTGGTGAGCGGGGCGCGCAGACAGTGCCGACCACCATATGAGGGCAGGGAGAATCGAGCGCAACTACCAACTATACGGCCAATTTCACGACATGTCCAGCGTGATTCTTGACCTTCTTCCCAACGTGGGGTATGTGCGCGTGGCAGAGCGCGTCAGGACGCGATCCCGAGCTCGTTCCCCGGGATGGATGCCAGAAGTCGACGCGTGTACGGATCACGGGGATTCGTGAAGATCTCCTCGCTCGACGCCGCCTCCACGAGCGCCCCGTCCTTCATGACGCAGACGTAGTCGCTGATCAGCCGCACGACGGCGAGGTCGTGCGAGATGAACAGGTAGCTGAGCCCGTACTCGCGCTGCAGATCGCCGAGCAGCCGCAGGATCTGGTCCTGCACGAGCACGTCGAGTGCGGACACGGGCTCATCGCAGACGATGAGCTCCGGCGAGAGCGCGAGCGCGCGGGCGATCGCGACACGCTGACGCTGACCTCCCGAGAGCTCTGACGGGTAGCGGCGCAGCATCGACTGCGGCAGCGCCACATCGTCGAGCAGCTGCCGCACACGCGCGCGACGCTCCGTGGTGCTCCCGCGCTTGTAGAAGTCGAGAGGTTCTGCGATCAGGCGCTCGATCGTGAACATCGGGTTGAGGCTCGCGTACGGGTCCTGGAAGATCGGCTGCACCTTCTGTCGGAACTCCCGCGTCTGGGCACGGTCCATGCGAGCGATGTCGGTGCCCTCATAGGTGATGGTGCCCGACGTCGGCTCGATGAGCTTCAGCAGCATCCGCGCTGTCGTGGTCTTGCCCGACCCCGACTCCCCCACGATCGCCACGGTCTCCCCTCGCGGAATCGCGAGCGACACGTCCTTGACGGCGACGAAGTCCTCCCCGCGTCCGCGCACCGGGTACACCTTGGTGAGGTTGGCCATCTCGACGATGTGGTCGGGTCGCGTGGGTGCATCCGCGGATGCCTCCTCCTGCCGCTCCTTCGCGATGAAGGCATCAGGCTGCAGACGCGCCACCGCGACGGAGGGCGCCGCCGCGACGAGCGCCTGCGTGTACGGGTGCTGCGGGTTCTCGAGGATCTGACGCGCCGGCCCCTGCTCGACGACCCGTCCGCGGTGCATGACGATCACGCGCTCCGCGCGTTCTGCAGCGAGCCCCAGGTCGTGCGTGATGAGGAGCACGGCCGTGCCGAGCTCGCGCGTCATCTGACCCAGCTGGTCCAGGATCGTCTGCTGCACCGTGACGTCGAGTGCACTCGTTGGCTCATCCGCGATGAGGAGGCGCGGCTTGCAGGCGAGACCGATCGCGATGAGCGCCCGCTGGCGCATGCCGCCGGAGAACTCG
The DNA window shown above is from Microbacterium keratanolyticum and carries:
- the rpoC gene encoding DNA-directed RNA polymerase subunit beta', which translates into the protein MLDATTFDQLRIGLATADDIRRWSFGEVKKPETINYRTLKPEKDGLFGEQIFGPSRDWECACGKYKRVRFKGIVCERCGVEVTKSSVRRERMGHIELAAPVTHIWYFKGVPSRLGYLLDMAPKDLEKVIYFAAYMVISVDEDARHRDLATQENNIRLELKTLGDRRDSKIADRLNRLEEELAALEEEGAKADAKKKVKDAAEKEMSLIRKGADEAIAKLERVWEDFRTLEVGALRPEDDVFHELQDRFGQYFEAYMGAESIQRRLASFDLKAESESLHLQISEGKGQRKIRAIKRLKVVNSFLETGMSPASMVLDVVPVIPPELRPMVQLDGGRFATSDLNDLYRRVINRNNRLRRLIDLGAPEIIVNNEKRMLQEAVDALFDNGRRGRPVTGTGNRALKSLSDMLKGKQGRFRQNLLGKRVDYSGRSVIVVGPQLKLHQCGLPKQMALELFKPFVIKRLIDLGHSQNIKAAKRAVERTRAEVWDVLEEIIRERPVLLNRAPTLHRLGIQAFEPQLVEGKAIQLHPLVCAAFNADFDGDQMAVHLPLSVEAQAEARVLMLASNNILKPSDGRPVTLPSQDMIIGLHHLTTVKEGALGEGRAFGSVAEATLAKDEGTLDLQAKVRIRIPGLTFLEGEAPEGYERHGLVDASLGQALFNDTLPKGYPFVREQADKGKLSQIVNKLAEEYPKVETAATLDRIKDAGFYWATRSGVTVALSDILTPPNKAEIVAGYEKQAAKVQSQYEKGLTTDTERRQELIKIWTEATDEVQAAMKAHFPEDNTINRMVTSGARGNWLQIRNIAGMRGLVNNPKGEIIPRPIISSYREGLSVAEYFIATHGTRKGLADTALRTADSGYLTRRLVDVSQDVIIREDDCGTSKGLELPIAAPNSQGELVRDPNVENSVFARTLASDVVNEAGEVLASAGDDVGDVLIDKLVGLGVENIKVRSVLTCESAVGVCAQCYGRSLATGKTVDIGEAVGIIAAQSIGEPGTQLTMRTFHTGGSASADDITQGLPRVQELFEARTPKGASPIAEADGRITIDETDKAKKVILTPDNGDEPVVYPVLKRATLLVEDGQHVTVGQPLQVGTLDPKEVMRVMGAREVQRYLVNGVQGVYRSQGVPIHDKHIEVIVRQMLRKVTVVDHADTTLLPGEMIDARRYQDINRETVAAGKRPASGRPELMGITKASLATESWLSAASFQETTRVLTQAAMEGKSDPLIGLKENVIIGKLIPAGTGLRRYRDITVEATEEAKSERYPNRIFASDGAYADSDFGYVDFDAFSTDDITPGTYN